AATGTCAAATCGGCGGAAGAGCTGGGTTATTACGGCGGAGCCGTCACCCACATAGGGGTGGCGTACCTGGCGGCCGACATACACCAGATCGCCCTGCATGTGGGGATCGAACAGGGATTCTTTGCTGAATACGGGATCGAAATAGAGCTGATAGGGCCTTTCGCGTCCGGTGGCGACGTCATGAACGCGCTGCTTTCCGGCCACGCGAGCATCGGATTCGTCGGTTCCCCGCCAGTAGTTTCTTCATCCATCAACGCGCTGAGGAGCTGAGAACATGGGAGTATCACTGAAAGACATCCGCTACGACGAGGACAAAAAGAGTCACCGCATGGTGCGGAAGGGCATAATCACCGTCGTATCGCTCGTCGTGTTCGTCCTGATATGGTGGAACCTGTCGCTGATACTGAACAATCCGGCGATCCCCACGCCCAAGATGACGTGGGACGCGCTGGTGTTCCTGTTCCAGAACGGCGATGCGGTCTCCGGAATGACCATGTGGGGCCATATGGGGATAAGCCTCGAGAGGTTCTTCGCCGGACTGTTGATTGCGCTCGCGCTCGCAGTGCCGTTCGGACTGCTTCTCGGATACTCGGATACTCTGAAGGAGTTCTCGTCCCCGACCTTGGAAGCTCTCAGGCCCATCGCGCCGATCGCATGGGCGCCGATCTTCCTTTTCACCGTCGGTTACACCTGGGGGCCGGTCCTCGTGGTGTTCGTGGGGATATTCTTCCCGATACTGACGAACACGATATTCGGTGTTAAAAAGATAGACCCGAACTGGTTGGACGCCGCCAAAACGCTTGGAGCGTCCAAGGTCCAGACGTTCGTGAAGGTAATGCTTCCCGCAGCGGTGCCGTACATAATGAACGGCCTCCGCATAGGTATGGGAGTAGGATGGATGTGTATCGTCGCGTCCGAACTGTACGCATCGTTCGGCGGAGGCGTGGGATACTTCATCAGCATCCAGGCGCAGATGGGATACTGGCCTAACGTTTACGCTGGCATAGTGATCATCGCGATACTCGGTATACTGACAACCAGCCTTGCTGATTATGTGCATAAGGTCATCACCAGAAGGATGGGGATAGAATGAGCGAAAAAATTGTGATAAACCATCTGAGGAAGGTCTACAAGACAGACGAACAGGAAACGGTGGCGCTGGAAGATTTCTCCCTCGAGATCGATAAAGGGGAGCTCGTCTCGATCGTCGGGCCGTCGGGGTGCGGAAAGACGACCCTGCTGAGGCTGGTAGCGGGCCTGATGGAGCCATCCTCGGGCGAGGTCGTCATCGGCGGCAGTAAGTGCACCGGGCCGGGCCCGGACAGGGGCATGGTGTTCCAGGAGTTCGCACTGTTCCCGTGGCGCTCGGTAAGGAAAAACGTAGAGTTCGGCCTGGAGATCGCCGGTGTTCCTGCGGAAGAGCGCAGGATGACCGCGGAACGTTACATCAAGGCGGTGGGCCTCGAAGGGTTCGAGGACCACAGAGTGCACGAGCTATCGGGAGGAATGAAGCAGCGCGTGGGCATCGCAAGGGCGCTTGTGACCAAACCCGACGTGCTGCTGATGGACGAGCCGTTCGGCGCATTGGACGCCCAGACCCGCAACATCATGCAGGGGGAGCTTCTCAGGATAGTCGAAAAGACGGACACGACGATATTATTCGTCACGCATTCGGTGGACGAGGCCGTTTACCTTTCCGACAGGATAGTGGTTCTGACCAAACGCCCGGCAAGCATCAAGGATATTGTCGAAATAGATATTCCGAGGCCCAGGGACCGCGCCTCGCCCGAGTTCATCAAACTGCGCAAGCACATATTGAACCAACTGGAGGACGAGAACGTCAGACCCATCGTGCACACGGAGGCTCTGAACGGGCAATAAACAAAAAAAGGGCGGGGAACGACCCCGCCCAAATAGTTTTCTTCAAGACAGCCTGAGGGTGTCGAACTGCATGACTTTTTCAGGACATACGTACTGACATCTGTAGCACGCCGTTCCAAGGCAGTTCTTGGTCTTCACGGTGATCGTCTTGTCTTTGCTGACGGTCAGTGCGTTCTCGGGGCATTCGCGCTCGCACTTCTTACACCCGGTGCAACCGGCCATCTTTCCCGTCAGGTCGGTACCTAGGTCGTGAAGGATGAACAGGCCCCTTTCGCCGAGGTCGGCGATGTCACGCATGGATATGC
The DNA window shown above is from Methanomassiliicoccaceae archaeon and carries:
- a CDS encoding ABC transporter ATP-binding protein; protein product: MSEKIVINHLRKVYKTDEQETVALEDFSLEIDKGELVSIVGPSGCGKTTLLRLVAGLMEPSSGEVVIGGSKCTGPGPDRGMVFQEFALFPWRSVRKNVEFGLEIAGVPAEERRMTAERYIKAVGLEGFEDHRVHELSGGMKQRVGIARALVTKPDVLLMDEPFGALDAQTRNIMQGELLRIVEKTDTTILFVTHSVDEAVYLSDRIVVLTKRPASIKDIVEIDIPRPRDRASPEFIKLRKHILNQLEDENVRPIVHTEALNGQ
- a CDS encoding ABC transporter permease, with the translated sequence MGVSLKDIRYDEDKKSHRMVRKGIITVVSLVVFVLIWWNLSLILNNPAIPTPKMTWDALVFLFQNGDAVSGMTMWGHMGISLERFFAGLLIALALAVPFGLLLGYSDTLKEFSSPTLEALRPIAPIAWAPIFLFTVGYTWGPVLVVFVGIFFPILTNTIFGVKKIDPNWLDAAKTLGASKVQTFVKVMLPAAVPYIMNGLRIGMGVGWMCIVASELYASFGGGVGYFISIQAQMGYWPNVYAGIVIIAILGILTTSLADYVHKVITRRMGIE